One genomic window of Sebastes umbrosus isolate fSebUmb1 chromosome 15, fSebUmb1.pri, whole genome shotgun sequence includes the following:
- the dennd3a gene encoding DENN domain-containing protein 3 — protein sequence MAELPSGLLEACVVIGAPSDKLRDIYQLHQQSKLNELPLLEAEVLQVHAPPFVFKETNSSHLIGPAFSRVQRRRSFIKKKRRDRAAEVLPNGETTNRTESSSATEDISVPKDLDLIALPQLCFPGGLQLANEPREDSYHFLVFTDLFGNRTHGVVVQYYRAVQSCQEGSVQNGHRWNSSKSRLYTPFALCVISKFPYYNALKDCLSCLLVQLRPARQADIEETIKEFSAKLSLVPLPPPGQLHVSFTLRPLHIILPSRENQDSPVIDIDLHLPFLCFSHTTLLQVLSCLLQEQRLVFFSADWARLTLVAESLLLYLQPLSWQQPYVPVLSRGMLDFLMAPTAFLMGCHISHFEEVAAETEELILVNVDDGIIQSSWSETIDLPAIPQAAAESFMSRAECLQLHYDLELCHLGAGTDVNTLRCQRRDWQTRLNTQIQNIALELVVNIFRGVQDFLNHEHRVFNSEEFLRTREPADQIFYKKALDTHIFHSFLRDRLNRKQDTFSRMEQNTRNHAHRNRAMTESPRRPPLSDLSRAGYTSYTSPNDRLSKRLGASLPNLDQPANDAVTAISSNRPASLKKMTPDAGLKSPPKTVKIFRLPEFPPPLAYHYVQNYYSDMVSLLGKAINATLPEESALLARYHYLRGLVNTVSNKRLDALEDFQSLYKTDSDIFPSQMVKTLVDSLPEAERLQTDKRPELKWLISRVKRDQERELARNGNTHEEDSVKRFQLPKKYMQLEEFVKCIQESGIVKDHGTIHRLFDALTVGHQKQVGPELFRVFYTIWKETEAEAQEVCLPASVLEHIEPTECVFKLSSSVKTSRGVGKIAMTQRRLFLLTDGRPGYVEVAQYRDLEDVKVSSAPFLLLRIPSLKLRVQGRKETFEANLKTETELWNLMVKEMWAGRNMADQHKDPQYMQQALTNALLMDAVVGSLQSSKAIYAASKLAHFDRIKTEVPMMVPKTTAETLKHKINPSLELAAPQAVDVLLYTPGQLWVSVSLGKVMVFDASSWSLTHTCHVGNAKLNCMLGVDKDQVWMGSEDSVIYIISMVAMVCNRQLTEHRAEVTGLALDTDKYSQKVAYSCSAEGSVMVWDVSTLQAKKHFRLSCGRLQSVYSSNGTLWCCSSDNIMEVWRNGLLKHRLNLLEQQRGSAATFSSILLIPELEELWSVSGDSGEVCIWHIKDTSKPYHRVTLQDCTGCFCLIKVKDQVWVGGRSSTKGKIYILDTNRHQVQKELHGHNDKVTALCSAEDRYVLSGAGKQDGKIAIWKVE from the exons TTTTCAAGGAGACCAACTCCAGCCATTTAATTGGACCAGCTTTCAGTCGCgtccagaggaggaggagcttcaTCAAAAAG AAGAGGCGAGATCGTGCTGCGGAGGTGTTGCCTAATGGAGAAACAACCAATCGTACTGAGTCGTCCTCAGCAACAGAGGACATCAGTGTTCCAAAGGATCTGGACCTCATCGCTCTGCCGCAGCTCTGTTTCCCCG GTGGTCTTCAGTTAGCCAATGAGCCGAGAGAAGACAGTTATCACTTCCTGGTTTTTACCGACCTGTTTGGGAACCGAACCCATGGAGTTGTCGTGCAGTACTACAGAGCTGTGCAG TCCTGTCAGGAAGGATCTGTCCAGAATGGCCACAGGTGGAATTCATCAAAGTCCCGCCTCTACACCCCTTTTGCTCTGTGTGTCATCTCCAAGTTCCCCTACTACAACGCTCTGAAAGACTGCTTGTCATG TCTCCTGGTCCAGTTGCGGCCTGCAAGACAAGCCGACATTGAGGAGACCATAAAGGAATTTTCAGCCAAGCTGTCCCTCGTTCCGTTACCGCCTCCTGGACAGCTACATGTG TCCTTCACCCTCCGTCCCCTCCACATCATTCTTCCATCAAGGGAGAACCAGGACAGCCCCGTTATCGACATCGACCTGCATCTTCCTTTCCTCTGTTTCTCACACACAACACTGCTCCAG GTGCTGTCCTGCCTCCTTCAAGAGCAGAGGCTGGTATTCTTCTCTGCCGACTGGGCCAGACTCACTCTGGTCGCAGAGAGTTTGCTTCTCTACCTGCAG CCTCTGTCCTGGCAGCAGCCCTATGTTCCTGTCTTGTCTCGAGGAATGCTGGACTTCCTCATGGCCCCCACAGCCTTCCTGATGGGCTGTCATATCAGTCACTTTGAGGAGGTCGCTGCA GAGACAGAGGAACTAATTCTGGTGAATGTTGATGACGGCATCATTCAGTCGTCATGGTCTGAAACCATTGACCTCCCAGCTATCCCTCAGGCCGCAGCTGAGAGCTTTATgtcaag GGCAGAGTGTCTCCAGCTTCACTACGACTTGGAGCTTTGTCACCTTGGAGCGGGCACCGATGTCAACACCCTGCGATGCCAACGCAGAGACTGGCAGACACGTCtcaacacacagatacaaaacATCGCCCTGGAGCTGGTGGTCAACATCTTCAG AGGCGTCCAGGACTTTCTAAACCATGAACACAGAGTTTTTAACAGCGAGGAGTTTCTGAGGACCAGGGAGCCAGCAGACCAGATCTTTTACAAGAAG GCGTTAGACACACACATCTTTCACTCATTCCTGCGAGACAGGCTGAACAGGAAACAGGACACCTTCAGCCGCATGGAGCAGAACACGCGTAACCATGCACACAG GAACCGTGCGATGACGGAGAGTCCACGGCGTCCTCCCCTGTCTGATCTGTCCCGGGCCGgctacaccagctacaccagccCCAACGACAGGCTGAGCAAGAGGCTGGGAGCCAGCCTGCCCAACCTGGATCAACCTGCCAACGATGCCGTGACCGCCATCAGCTCCAACAGACCAGCCTCCCTCAAGAAGATGACTCCTGATGCCG GGTTGAAGTCTCCTCCGAAAACGGTGAAGATTTTCCGCCTCCCTGAGTTCCCGCCTCCGCTGGCCTATCACTACGTCCAGAACTACTATTCTGACATGGTCTCTTTGCTGGGGAAGGCTATTAACGCTACACTACCTGAGGAATCTGCTCTGCTGGCCAG GTACCACTACCTGCGAGGTTTGGTAAACACTGTGTCCAACAAGCGGCTGGACGCTCTGGAGGACTTCCAGAGTCTTTATAAGACCGACTCGGACATCTTCCCCTCTCAGATGGTGAAGACGCTGGTTGACTCTCTGCCAGAAGCTGAACGGTTACAG ACGGACAAACGGCCAGAGCTGAAATGGCTCATCAGTCGGGTCAAGAGGGACCAGGAGCGGGAACTGGCGCGTAACGGCAACACGCACGAGGAAGATTCCGTTAAGCGTTTCCAGCTGCCGAAAAAATACATGCAGCTGGAGGAGTTTGTGAAATGTATCCAGGAGTCCGGCATCGTAAAAGACCATGGCACCATACATAGACTCTTTGACGCTCTCACTGTAG gTCATCAGAAGCAAGTTGGTCCAGAGTTGTTTCGAGTCTTCTACACCATCTGGAAGGAGACAGAGGCGGAGGCACAGGAG GTGTGCTTGCCAGCGTCCGTCTTGGAGCACATCGAGCCCACCGAGTGCGTCTTCAAGCTGTCCTCCTCTGTCAAGACGAGCCGTGGTGTGGGGAAGATCGCCATGACTCAGCGACGGCTCTTCTTGCTGACCGATGGACGGCCGGGATACGTGGAGGTGGCACAGTACCGAGATTTAGAG GATGTGAAAGTGTCCTCGGCTCCCTTCCTGCTGCTGCGAATCCCCAGCCTGAAGCTGCGTGTTCAGGGCAGGAAGGAGACCTTCGAGGCCAATTTGAAAACGGAGACTGAGCTGTGGAACCTGATGGTCAAAGAGATGTGGGCCGGGCGCAACATGGCTGACCAACACAAG GACCCCCAGTACATGCAGCAGGCTCTGACCAACGCCTTGTTAATGGACGCAGTGGTGGGCAGCCTTCAGAGCAGTAAGGCCATCTACGCTGCCTCCAAGCTGGCTCACTTTGACCGCATCAAGACGGAAG tgcCGATGATGGTTCCCAAGACAACTGCGGAGACGCTGAAGCACAAAATCAACCCCTCGCTGGAGCTCGCTGCACCTCAGGCTGTAGATGTTCTCCTGTACACACCAG gtcaGTTATGGGTGTCTGTGAGCTTGGGGAAGGTGATGGTGTTTGATGCCTCCAGCTGgtccctcacacacacctgccatgTCGGGAATGCAAAActg AACTGTATGCTGGGAGTTGATAAGGACCAGGTCTGGATGGGCTCTGAGGACTCTGTTATCTACATCATCAGCATGGTGGCCATGGTCTGTAACAGACAGCTGACTGAACACAGGGCGGAGGTCACCGGACTGGCACTTGACACAGACAAATACAG CCAGAAGGTGGCGTACTCCTGCAGCGCAGAGGGAAGCGTCATGGTGTGGGACGTCTCGACACTACAG GCAAAGAAGCACTTTCGCCTCTCCTGCGGCCGCCTGCAGTCCGTCTACAGCAGCAACGGGACACTGTGGTGCT gCTCCAGTGACAATATAATGGAGGTGTGGAGGAACGGTTTATTGAAACATCGTCTGAATCTACTAGAGCAACAACGAGGATCCGCGGCTACATTCAGCTCGATACTGCTGATACCTGag cTGGAGGAGCTGTGGAGTGTTTCTGGGGACTCAGGAGAAGTGTGTATTTGGCACATTAAGGACACTTCCAAACCGTATCACCGCGTGACTCTACAGGACTGCACCGGATGTTTCTGCTTGATCAAAGTTAAAGACCAG gTGTGGGTCGGCGGCCGGAGCTCTACCAAAGGGAAGATTTACATCCTGGACACAAATCGCCACCAGGTCCAGAAGGAGCTTCACGGCCACAACGACAAAGTGACGGCGCTCTGTTCCGCGGAGGATCGGTACGTCCTCAGCGGAGCTGGCAAACAAGACGGAAAGATTGCCATCTGGAAGGTGGAGTAG